A DNA window from Pseudodesulfovibrio thermohalotolerans contains the following coding sequences:
- a CDS encoding ammonium transporter, translated as MNFTDNAFILVCAALVMFMTPGLALFYGGLVRSKNVLATIMQSFIMLGLMSVLWAVIGYTLSFGSDIGGLIGGLDFIFLKGVGMTNAGSPAENLPHLTFMIFQCMFAVITPALITGAFAERMKFGGFMIFSALWLILVYAPMCHWVWGGGWMGAMGALDFAGGAVVHMSSGAAALCCAILIGKRKGHGSTAFIPHNLPMTILGAAILWFGWFGFNAGSALAADGAAANAFVTTHMATAAAALSWIIAEWLHGGKATTLGAASGAVAGLVAITPAAGFVTPMWAIALGLGAGVICYGGIMLKNKFGYDDALDVVGIHGLGGTYGALATGLLATVNAEGLIAGNAHQLWVQFVSVVATWAFCFAMTFIIFKVVDATIGLRASDEEQDKGMDIAEHSETGYQW; from the coding sequence ATGAATTTCACCGACAACGCCTTTATACTGGTCTGCGCTGCCCTGGTCATGTTCATGACCCCCGGGCTGGCGCTGTTTTACGGCGGGCTGGTCCGCTCGAAAAACGTTCTGGCAACCATAATGCAGTCTTTCATCATGCTCGGGCTCATGTCCGTGCTCTGGGCCGTCATAGGCTACACCCTGTCCTTCGGTTCCGACATCGGCGGGCTCATCGGCGGGCTCGACTTCATCTTCCTCAAGGGCGTGGGCATGACCAACGCAGGCTCCCCTGCCGAAAACCTGCCCCACCTGACGTTCATGATCTTTCAGTGCATGTTCGCGGTCATCACCCCCGCGCTCATCACCGGAGCCTTTGCCGAGCGCATGAAGTTCGGCGGATTCATGATCTTCTCCGCCCTGTGGCTCATCCTTGTCTACGCCCCCATGTGCCACTGGGTCTGGGGCGGCGGCTGGATGGGCGCGATGGGCGCGCTCGACTTCGCCGGCGGAGCCGTTGTCCACATGAGCTCCGGCGCGGCCGCCCTGTGCTGCGCCATACTCATCGGGAAACGCAAGGGACACGGCTCCACGGCCTTCATCCCGCACAACCTGCCCATGACCATCCTGGGCGCGGCCATCCTCTGGTTCGGCTGGTTCGGCTTCAACGCCGGGTCCGCCCTGGCCGCCGACGGCGCGGCCGCCAACGCGTTCGTGACCACGCACATGGCCACGGCCGCCGCGGCCCTGTCCTGGATCATCGCGGAATGGCTTCACGGCGGCAAGGCGACCACCCTGGGCGCGGCCTCCGGCGCGGTCGCCGGACTGGTTGCCATCACCCCGGCAGCGGGCTTCGTCACCCCCATGTGGGCCATCGCCCTCGGCCTGGGCGCGGGCGTCATCTGCTACGGCGGCATCATGCTCAAGAACAAATTCGGTTATGACGACGCCCTGGACGTGGTCGGCATCCACGGCCTGGGCGGCACCTACGGAGCCCTGGCCACCGGCCTGCTGGCCACGGTGAACGCCGAAGGGCTCATCGCGGGCAACGCGCATCAGTTGTGGGTCCAGTTCGTCTCCGTGGTGGCCACCTGGGCCTTCTGCTTCGCCATGACCTTCATCATCTTCAAGGTGGTGGACGCCACCA
- a CDS encoding SIR2 family NAD-dependent protein deacylase, whose protein sequence is MSNHALKNAADVLKNARCAMAFTGAGISVESGIPPFRGPGGVWSKYDPDKFEKGYFKRHPEEVWPLLKEIFFDMIGRAKPNPAHLALAELESAGKLVGIVTQNIDSLHQAAGSRTVHEYHGSTRRMQCLSCRTFFDSSAISLDKLPPPCPVCGGLLKPDVVFFGEGIPSDVHVASVELAAQADVCIVIGTGGEVAPAGRIPHVVKNHGGTIIEINLRDTAYTYNTTDYFLEGKAGIRTPELVRAVLG, encoded by the coding sequence ATGTCGAATCACGCACTGAAAAACGCCGCCGACGTCTTGAAAAACGCCCGTTGCGCCATGGCCTTCACCGGCGCGGGCATCTCCGTTGAATCGGGTATCCCGCCGTTTCGCGGGCCGGGCGGCGTGTGGTCCAAGTACGACCCGGACAAGTTCGAAAAGGGATATTTCAAGCGCCATCCCGAAGAGGTTTGGCCCCTGCTCAAGGAAATCTTCTTTGACATGATCGGCCGGGCAAAGCCCAACCCCGCGCATCTCGCCCTGGCCGAACTGGAAAGCGCCGGGAAACTCGTCGGTATCGTCACCCAGAACATCGACTCCCTGCATCAGGCCGCGGGCAGCCGGACGGTCCACGAATACCACGGCTCCACCCGGCGGATGCAGTGCCTCTCCTGTCGGACCTTCTTCGACTCCTCGGCCATCTCGCTGGACAAACTGCCGCCGCCATGCCCTGTCTGCGGCGGCCTGCTCAAGCCGGACGTCGTCTTCTTCGGCGAAGGCATCCCCTCCGACGTTCACGTGGCCTCCGTCGAACTGGCCGCGCAGGCGGATGTCTGCATCGTCATCGGTACGGGCGGCGAGGTCGCTCCTGCCGGACGCATCCCCCATGTGGTCAAGAATCACGGCGGCACCATCATCGAAATCAACCTCAGGGATACGGCCTATACCTATAACACCACCGACTACTTCCTCGAAGGCAAAGCCGGAATCCGAACCCCGGAACTGGTCCGCGCCGTGCTCGGATAG
- a CDS encoding methyl-accepting chemotaxis protein has protein sequence MIDSKKVPFRVKLILGVVSMVALTAIFLAGGIILMVDNTIGGLNVAPEALDAVKNRILLVAALIVAAGIAGALAGSFVLVRTLLKPLRQLSAYTHEVAAGNYNAAIEYPARDAISETIDAVRNMTGELKTKLGMAQGLLTSLTQPCVVVDTNEIITFLNQAELDLLQIDAPPSDFIGMHMSEFVYGDRSRPTMLGTCMNEDKVITGQATEGKGRKGRPYHLLVDISPIKDLDGNLVGAFTILTETTEIKKSEAEARHQHELIAEAAREAEAIAGDLDDASATLATKVDEASRGSDIQRDRAGETATAMEQMNATVLEVARNASDASGNAEEMRDLAEEGSGLVHQVVEAIRGVGVQSEALKESMDHLDRQTKDIGAIMQVIDDIADQTNLLALNAAIEAARAGDAGRGFSVVADEVRKLAEKTMTATSEVDKAIQSIRTGTRENVTATELAVAAIRESTELAGRAGQSIENIQQSVIRAADQMRSIATAAEEQSATSEQVTRATEEITAISSETARSMTEARTALDRLSSLAGSLNELIGRMQS, from the coding sequence ATGATCGATTCCAAGAAAGTTCCCTTCCGCGTCAAGCTCATCCTCGGCGTGGTAAGCATGGTCGCCCTGACCGCCATCTTCCTGGCGGGCGGCATCATCCTCATGGTCGACAACACCATCGGCGGGCTGAACGTGGCTCCCGAGGCCCTGGACGCGGTCAAAAACCGAATCCTGCTCGTGGCCGCGCTCATCGTGGCCGCCGGAATCGCCGGTGCCCTTGCTGGCAGCTTCGTGCTGGTGCGGACCCTCCTCAAACCCCTGCGGCAGCTCTCGGCCTACACCCACGAAGTTGCGGCGGGAAACTACAACGCGGCCATCGAATACCCGGCCCGGGACGCCATCAGCGAGACCATCGACGCGGTCAGGAACATGACCGGCGAACTCAAGACCAAACTGGGCATGGCCCAGGGGCTGCTGACCAGCCTGACCCAACCCTGTGTGGTGGTGGACACCAACGAGATCATCACCTTCCTGAACCAGGCCGAACTGGACCTGTTGCAGATCGACGCGCCGCCGTCCGACTTCATCGGTATGCACATGTCCGAATTCGTCTACGGAGACCGCTCGCGCCCGACCATGCTCGGCACCTGCATGAACGAGGACAAGGTCATTACCGGACAGGCCACCGAGGGTAAGGGCCGCAAGGGCCGTCCCTACCACCTGCTCGTGGACATTTCGCCCATCAAGGACCTGGACGGCAACCTCGTGGGCGCGTTCACCATCCTCACCGAAACCACGGAAATCAAGAAAAGCGAAGCCGAAGCCCGGCACCAGCACGAACTTATCGCCGAAGCGGCCCGCGAAGCCGAGGCCATCGCCGGGGACCTGGACGACGCGTCCGCCACATTGGCAACCAAGGTGGACGAAGCGAGCCGGGGCTCGGACATCCAACGCGACCGGGCGGGCGAAACCGCCACGGCCATGGAACAGATGAACGCCACCGTCCTCGAAGTGGCCCGCAACGCCTCCGACGCCTCCGGCAACGCCGAGGAAATGCGTGACCTCGCCGAGGAAGGCTCGGGCCTCGTCCACCAAGTGGTCGAAGCCATCCGGGGCGTGGGCGTCCAATCCGAAGCCCTGAAGGAATCCATGGACCACCTGGACCGACAGACCAAGGATATCGGCGCGATCATGCAGGTCATCGACGACATCGCGGACCAGACCAACCTGCTCGCGCTCAACGCGGCCATCGAAGCGGCCCGCGCGGGCGACGCCGGACGCGGATTCTCCGTTGTGGCCGACGAGGTCCGCAAACTGGCCGAAAAGACCATGACCGCCACCAGTGAGGTGGACAAAGCCATCCAGTCCATCCGCACCGGCACCCGCGAAAACGTCACCGCCACAGAACTCGCCGTGGCCGCGATCCGCGAATCCACCGAACTCGCAGGACGAGCCGGACAATCCATCGAGAATATCCAGCAAAGTGTTATCCGGGCCGCCGACCAGATGCGCTCCATCGCCACAGCGGCCGAAGAACAATCCGCCACCAGCGAACAGGTCACCAGAGCCACAGAGGAAATAACCGCCATCTCCAGCGAAACCGCCCGGTCCATGACCGAAGCACGCACCGCCCTGGACCGGCTGTCCTCCCTGGCAGGATCTCTCAACGAACTCATCGGACGGATGCAGTCCTGA
- the chrA gene encoding chromate efflux transporter: MNRPSLTNIFLAFLRLGLTAFGGPAMVPYIRAMAVERKGWLDEPTFSLGMSLTQLLPGATAMQVAAYVGLRARGGVGALAAYTGFGLPAFLLMLGLTALYFSARDVAAVTAAFTGLQLVIVALILHAAINFARRYLNTLASKLLACLAGVWLGFKGNPILALAVVCVLALFLLRDEQGGMAPPNGRTGRGPLRFAGLLLAGLLAFMGVLYAVDPELFRLGLLMIKIDCFAFGGGYVSVPLMLHEVVEVRGWLTEPMFMDGIALGQVTPGPIVMTGAFVGYAVSGMTGALVAALTVFSPSLIILCAATPFADRLVTSPLARRVLKGSLISLVGLMAAVAVRFGLSIQWTAAQAIFAAAAFIALRKGVDILWVVLAGAGIGAILF; the protein is encoded by the coding sequence ATGAACCGGCCTTCACTGACAAACATCTTTCTCGCCTTTCTCCGGCTCGGACTGACCGCTTTCGGCGGTCCCGCCATGGTCCCCTACATCCGCGCCATGGCCGTGGAACGCAAAGGCTGGCTCGACGAACCGACCTTTTCGCTGGGCATGTCGCTCACCCAACTCCTGCCCGGCGCCACCGCCATGCAGGTGGCCGCCTACGTGGGTCTGCGGGCGCGCGGCGGCGTGGGAGCGCTCGCCGCCTACACGGGATTCGGCCTGCCCGCCTTCCTGCTCATGCTCGGCCTGACCGCACTCTACTTTTCCGCCAGGGACGTGGCCGCCGTGACCGCGGCCTTCACCGGCCTGCAACTCGTCATCGTGGCCCTGATCCTTCACGCTGCCATTAACTTCGCCCGCCGCTACCTGAACACCCTCGCCTCCAAGCTGCTGGCCTGTCTGGCCGGTGTCTGGCTCGGCTTCAAGGGCAATCCGATCCTGGCCCTGGCCGTGGTCTGTGTCCTGGCCCTGTTCCTGCTCCGCGACGAACAGGGCGGCATGGCTCCGCCCAATGGCCGGACCGGCCGTGGTCCCCTGCGTTTCGCGGGACTGCTGCTGGCGGGCCTGCTCGCCTTCATGGGCGTGCTCTACGCCGTCGATCCCGAGCTGTTCCGGCTCGGCCTGCTCATGATAAAAATCGACTGCTTCGCCTTTGGCGGCGGCTACGTATCCGTGCCCCTCATGCTCCACGAGGTGGTCGAAGTGCGCGGTTGGCTGACCGAACCCATGTTCATGGACGGCATCGCCCTCGGACAGGTCACGCCCGGCCCCATCGTCATGACCGGAGCCTTCGTGGGCTACGCCGTGTCCGGCATGACCGGCGCGCTGGTGGCGGCCCTGACCGTGTTCTCGCCCTCGCTCATCATCCTGTGCGCCGCCACTCCGTTCGCCGACCGGCTGGTGACATCGCCCCTGGCCCGACGGGTCCTCAAAGGCAGCCTCATCTCCCTGGTGGGCCTCATGGCCGCCGTGGCCGTCCGTTTCGGACTGTCCATCCAATGGACCGCCGCCCAGGCGATCTTCGCCGCGGCTGCGTTCATCGCCCTGCGCAAGGGCGTGGACATCCTCTGGGTGGTCCTGGCCGGGGCCGGAATCGGCGCGATCCTCTTCTAG
- the hemW gene encoding radical SAM family heme chaperone HemW, giving the protein MGRIHDKNTPVRPAFPGTGTAPARSATGNKGLLLYIHVPFCRSRCHYCSFHSQTFDQTTFAWYLSLLLKEIELWGRRLQRPLLRTIYFGGGTPSIIPLAGLDQIMEALNKAFIVNPGIETTIEANPDSAHDVSYFRGLLNMGFNRLSLGVQSLKDEDLQMMGRPHSAGMAHQSFDQARRAGFGNIGLDLIWGLPGQKLKAWLDQLKVVSDMRPEHISAYNLTLEEGTVMARRCGPGGDLILPPEQEQGRMFVYGAEFLESMGYLHYEVSNFARMGFMSVHNSGYWDGSDYLGLGPSAVSTLGRRRFTVPRYMDEYDAYVRGELVGNDFEELTDDALLTELVMLSLRTSKGLDLKEYRKRTGFDLVKKQEQLISTLHRENLVRISGGRLRLTKNGMLVSNSIINRLAFGD; this is encoded by the coding sequence ATGGGCAGGATACACGACAAGAATACTCCCGTAAGACCGGCCTTTCCCGGAACCGGAACCGCGCCGGCCCGGAGCGCGACCGGCAACAAGGGGCTGCTGCTCTACATCCATGTGCCGTTCTGCCGCTCCCGGTGCCACTACTGCTCCTTTCACTCTCAGACCTTCGACCAGACCACCTTCGCCTGGTACCTTTCGCTGCTGCTCAAGGAGATCGAGCTGTGGGGACGGCGGCTGCAACGGCCCTTGCTGCGCACCATCTATTTCGGCGGCGGCACCCCGTCCATAATTCCCCTGGCCGGGCTCGACCAAATCATGGAAGCGTTGAACAAGGCGTTCATCGTCAATCCCGGGATCGAGACGACCATCGAGGCCAACCCGGACTCGGCCCATGACGTCAGCTACTTCCGGGGACTGCTGAACATGGGCTTCAACAGGCTTTCACTGGGCGTGCAGAGCCTCAAGGACGAAGACCTTCAGATGATGGGCCGCCCGCACTCGGCGGGCATGGCGCACCAATCCTTCGACCAGGCGCGCAGGGCCGGATTCGGCAACATCGGCCTGGACCTCATATGGGGACTGCCGGGCCAGAAGCTCAAGGCCTGGCTCGACCAGCTCAAGGTCGTGTCCGACATGCGGCCGGAACATATTTCCGCCTACAACCTGACCCTGGAGGAAGGCACCGTCATGGCCCGGCGATGCGGACCGGGCGGCGACCTTATCCTGCCCCCCGAACAGGAACAGGGCCGCATGTTCGTCTACGGGGCCGAATTCCTGGAATCCATGGGCTACCTCCACTACGAGGTGTCGAATTTCGCGCGCATGGGATTCATGTCGGTACACAACTCCGGGTACTGGGACGGCTCGGACTACCTGGGACTGGGACCGTCGGCGGTGTCCACCCTGGGACGCAGACGGTTCACGGTGCCGCGCTACATGGACGAATACGACGCCTACGTGCGCGGCGAACTGGTGGGCAACGATTTCGAGGAGCTGACCGACGACGCCCTGCTCACCGAGCTGGTCATGCTCAGCCTGCGTACAAGCAAGGGGCTGGACTTGAAGGAATACCGCAAGCGCACGGGCTTCGACCTGGTCAAGAAGCAGGAGCAGCTCATAAGCACCTTGCACCGCGAAAACCTGGTGCGCATATCCGGGGGCAGACTCCGGCTGACCAAGAACGGTATGCTCGTATCCAACTCCATCATCAATCGCCTCGCCTTCGGCGATTAG
- a CDS encoding epoxyqueuosine reductase QueH, translating to MSKVLLHICCGPCSITTLKTLLDTGHEVTGLFYNPNIHPLMEYVKRRDGCLAVAEKMGVKIIVKDNEYRPQEWFRAVAHRENNRCFHCYAMRLERTSQIAKRGGFDFFTTTLLYSKYQKHDEIAALGRDLESAKTKFLYHDFREGWKEGIETSKAWEIYRQQYCGCLYSENERYKRELMD from the coding sequence ATGTCGAAAGTATTGCTGCATATCTGTTGTGGACCGTGCTCGATCACCACGCTGAAGACCCTGCTGGACACCGGACACGAGGTCACGGGGCTGTTCTACAACCCGAACATCCACCCGCTCATGGAATACGTAAAACGGCGGGACGGATGCCTGGCCGTGGCCGAAAAGATGGGCGTCAAGATCATCGTCAAGGACAACGAGTACCGCCCGCAGGAATGGTTCCGGGCCGTGGCGCACCGGGAAAACAACAGGTGTTTTCATTGCTACGCCATGCGTCTGGAACGCACTTCGCAAATCGCCAAGCGGGGCGGGTTCGATTTCTTCACCACCACCCTGCTCTATTCCAAATACCAGAAGCACGACGAGATCGCGGCCCTGGGACGGGACTTGGAATCGGCCAAAACGAAGTTCCTGTACCACGACTTCCGCGAGGGATGGAAAGAGGGCATCGAGACCTCCAAGGCGTGGGAGATATACCGCCAGCAATATTGCGGCTGCCTGTACAGCGAGAACGAGCGGTACAAGCGGGAGCTGATGGACTAG
- a CDS encoding VOC family protein: MAKYTGINHLAMVTGDMDATIRFWRDLLGMRLVVGLGHPGYRHYFFEIAENDMIAFFEWPGVERLDERDHGFPVKGKVAFDHISFGVSCEDDLWEIKDKLEAADVWCSEVVDHGFIHSIYAFDPNNIPIEFSATVPGVDIRETPVMTDSQPSREALKGAEPQSGVWPDVAEPTPDRDKAVYEGEGHRIVEALEKLKRGE, from the coding sequence ATGGCGAAATACACCGGCATCAACCATCTGGCCATGGTCACAGGAGACATGGACGCGACCATCCGTTTCTGGCGGGATTTGCTCGGGATGCGGCTGGTGGTCGGCCTCGGGCATCCCGGCTACCGTCATTATTTCTTCGAGATAGCCGAAAACGATATGATCGCCTTTTTTGAGTGGCCCGGCGTGGAGCGGCTCGACGAGCGCGACCACGGGTTCCCGGTCAAGGGCAAGGTGGCCTTTGACCACATCTCCTTCGGCGTGTCCTGCGAGGACGACCTGTGGGAGATCAAGGACAAGCTCGAAGCCGCGGACGTCTGGTGTTCCGAGGTGGTGGACCACGGCTTCATCCACTCCATCTACGCCTTTGATCCCAACAACATCCCCATCGAGTTCAGCGCGACGGTGCCGGGCGTGGACATCCGCGAAACCCCGGTGATGACCGATTCCCAGCCGAGCCGGGAGGCCCTCAAGGGGGCGGAGCCGCAGTCCGGCGTCTGGCCCGATGTGGCCGAGCCCACGCCGGACCGGGACAAGGCCGTGTATGAAGGCGAGGGCCACCGGATCGTCGAGGCCCTGGAAAAACTCAAGCGCGGGGAGTAG
- the sfsA gene encoding DNA/RNA nuclease SfsA, with protein MPRPVARIPFHAPCRHAAFVRRIKRFTVEAEALDGPDRGATLMAHTNNTGSMLGLLRQGGTALLSPAANPNRKLKYTLEGLSLAGAMVGVNTLTPNRMLYAAWQCGAMPEMDGYEHFQKEAKVGHSRLDAHLTGGRGDLWVECKNVTLVEDDVARFPDAVTERGQKHLRELMELAAEGARVALFFLIQRPDGRCFGPADFIDPVYAELFYEALDAGVEAWPYVADVDENGITLGRRLQVVAP; from the coding sequence GTGCCCAGACCCGTTGCCCGCATTCCGTTTCATGCCCCCTGCCGCCACGCCGCCTTTGTCCGGCGCATAAAGAGGTTCACCGTTGAGGCCGAGGCCTTGGACGGCCCGGACAGGGGCGCCACCCTGATGGCCCACACCAACAACACCGGCTCCATGCTCGGCCTGCTTCGGCAAGGCGGCACGGCCCTGCTTTCGCCCGCCGCCAACCCGAACCGCAAGCTCAAGTATACCCTGGAGGGGCTCTCTCTTGCCGGGGCCATGGTCGGTGTGAATACGCTCACGCCCAACCGCATGTTATACGCCGCCTGGCAGTGCGGGGCCATGCCCGAGATGGACGGCTACGAGCATTTTCAGAAAGAGGCCAAGGTGGGGCACAGCCGTTTGGACGCGCATCTGACCGGCGGTCGCGGCGACCTGTGGGTGGAGTGCAAGAACGTGACTCTGGTCGAGGACGACGTGGCCCGTTTCCCGGACGCCGTCACCGAGCGTGGCCAGAAGCACCTGCGCGAGCTCATGGAACTGGCCGCCGAAGGGGCGCGGGTGGCCCTGTTCTTTCTGATCCAGCGGCCGGACGGCCGCTGTTTCGGCCCGGCGGATTTTATCGATCCCGTATATGCCGAACTGTTTTACGAAGCCCTGGACGCCGGAGTGGAGGCCTGGCCCTACGTGGCCGATGTGGACGAGAACGGCATCACCCTGGGCCGCAGGCTTCAGGTGGTGGCCCCGTGA
- a CDS encoding DMT family transporter has translation MSALLVGAVLISFSSVMVVLAGLPPEVTGFYRLTGGGLAMLALLVRMGKIRFFTPDVIKWGTVAAVFFAGDFIFWHRSIAYVGPGLSTMLANFQVIPLAVVSALFFKERLPGRMFAAIPLALAGLYLMVGVSWSGFASDYRLGVFFGLLTACFYALYMLSLKYALARDRMDSLVLASAAAIATGLMLGVLALAEGQSFVIPSLKSLAAISALAFICHAVGWFLITRGIQTVRGALVGLILLLQPTLSFVWDILFFGKPVNPVELSGVALALVGIYIGSNAKMGRRRTASPRS, from the coding sequence GTGAGCGCGCTGCTGGTCGGAGCGGTGCTCATCAGTTTTTCCTCGGTCATGGTGGTCCTGGCCGGGTTGCCGCCGGAAGTGACCGGGTTCTACCGGCTGACCGGGGGCGGGCTGGCCATGCTGGCCCTGCTGGTCCGGATGGGCAAGATCAGGTTCTTCACCCCCGACGTCATCAAGTGGGGAACCGTGGCCGCCGTGTTCTTTGCCGGGGATTTCATCTTCTGGCACCGTTCCATCGCCTACGTGGGGCCGGGACTGTCCACCATGCTCGCCAATTTTCAGGTTATCCCCCTGGCCGTTGTTTCGGCCCTGTTCTTCAAGGAGCGCCTGCCGGGACGCATGTTCGCGGCCATCCCGCTGGCTTTGGCCGGACTCTATCTCATGGTCGGCGTGAGCTGGAGCGGATTCGCCTCCGACTACAGGCTGGGCGTGTTTTTCGGACTGCTTACGGCCTGCTTCTACGCCCTGTACATGCTCTCGCTCAAGTACGCCCTGGCCCGCGACAGGATGGACTCCCTGGTTCTGGCTTCGGCCGCAGCGATCGCCACGGGCCTGATGCTTGGCGTGCTGGCTCTGGCCGAGGGCCAGTCCTTCGTCATCCCGTCGCTCAAGTCGCTGGCCGCCATCTCCGCCCTGGCGTTCATCTGCCACGCCGTGGGCTGGTTCCTCATCACCCGGGGCATCCAGACCGTGCGCGGGGCTCTGGTCGGGCTCATACTTCTCTTGCAGCCCACGCTGTCCTTTGTCTGGGACATCCTCTTCTTCGGCAAGCCGGTGAACCCGGTGGAGCTGTCCGGCGTGGCCCTGGCCTTGGTCGGCATCTACATCGGCTCCAACGCGAAGATGGGCCGACGCCGAACCGCGTCCCCGCGATCGTGA
- a CDS encoding acyl-CoA thioesterase, with protein sequence MKAKTAAESEVIMTHLVLPQDANPAGNLHGGVILKHVDTTGGVVAKRHSRHNTVTVSIDRMAFKQPAYMGELLTFKASLNHVGRTSMEIGVRVEAENLRTGEVRHTNSAYLTYVALDDNGKPTEVPPLRLETETAKRRYAEAELRREMRKRERELEEGKKVCLQKKN encoded by the coding sequence ATGAAAGCGAAAACCGCAGCAGAATCCGAGGTAATCATGACCCACCTCGTCCTGCCCCAGGACGCCAACCCCGCAGGCAACCTGCACGGCGGCGTCATACTCAAGCACGTGGACACCACGGGCGGCGTGGTGGCGAAACGACATTCCCGGCACAACACCGTGACCGTGTCCATCGACCGCATGGCCTTCAAACAGCCCGCCTACATGGGCGAACTGCTCACCTTCAAGGCCAGCCTCAACCACGTGGGCCGCACCTCCATGGAGATCGGCGTGCGCGTGGAGGCCGAGAACCTCCGTACCGGCGAGGTGCGCCACACCAACTCCGCCTACCTGACCTACGTGGCCCTCGACGACAACGGAAAACCCACCGAGGTCCCGCCTCTCAGGCTCGAAACCGAAACCGCCAAACGCCGCTACGCCGAAGCGGAACTGCGCCGCGAAATGCGCAAGCGCGAACGCGAGCTAGAAGAAGGCAAAAAGGTCTGCCTCCAGAAAAAGAACTGA